One region of Skermanella mucosa genomic DNA includes:
- a CDS encoding ABC transporter substrate-binding protein encodes MSSDSTNPPKPATHGITRRQALKGTAAAAGLAVGSGAITGFPTIWAQNIKNVTLRQFGTGVSNLNAVAEKVKQDLGFTLQMTALDSDAVSQRAVTQPKSYDIADIEYWICKKVFPAGVMQPMDVGKIKNFDKIVPLFITGKLTPESSIAQGTAPHTVGFVEGKDSTSFAKSQTQWMTLIPTIYNADTLGIRPDLVGKPITQWKDLLDPAFKGKASILNIPSIGIMDAAMVAESMGEMKYGDKGNMTKAEIDKTIALLIEAKKAGQFRAFWKTFDESVNLMASGEVVIQSMWSPAVAAVRAKGIPCTYQPLKEGYRARGRRPGHRQACQRAGAGSGLRVHQLVPVRLGRRLPEPPGLLQRRARHREGAYERRGMGLLDGRQAGRDRHPQPGGQSDGEGRRGPRRRLLL; translated from the coding sequence ATGAGCAGCGACTCCACCAATCCGCCGAAGCCGGCGACCCATGGCATCACCCGCCGGCAGGCGCTGAAGGGGACAGCGGCGGCGGCAGGCCTCGCCGTCGGCAGCGGCGCCATCACCGGGTTCCCGACGATCTGGGCGCAGAACATCAAGAACGTGACGCTGCGCCAGTTCGGCACCGGCGTTTCCAACCTCAACGCGGTCGCCGAGAAGGTGAAGCAGGACCTGGGCTTCACCCTCCAGATGACGGCGCTGGACAGCGACGCGGTGTCCCAGCGCGCGGTCACCCAGCCCAAGTCCTACGATATCGCCGACATCGAATACTGGATCTGCAAGAAGGTCTTCCCGGCCGGCGTCATGCAGCCGATGGACGTCGGCAAGATCAAGAACTTCGACAAGATCGTCCCGCTCTTCATCACGGGCAAGCTGACTCCCGAATCGTCCATCGCGCAAGGCACGGCGCCGCACACAGTGGGCTTCGTCGAGGGCAAGGACTCCACCAGCTTCGCCAAGTCGCAGACCCAGTGGATGACGCTGATCCCGACCATCTACAACGCCGACACCCTGGGCATCCGCCCCGACCTGGTCGGCAAGCCGATCACCCAGTGGAAAGACCTGCTCGACCCCGCCTTCAAGGGCAAGGCGTCGATCCTCAACATCCCGTCGATCGGCATCATGGACGCCGCCATGGTCGCGGAGTCCATGGGTGAGATGAAGTACGGCGACAAGGGCAACATGACCAAGGCGGAGATCGACAAGACCATCGCCTTGCTGATCGAGGCCAAGAAGGCCGGCCAGTTCCGCGCCTTCTGGAAGACCTTCGACGAGAGCGTCAACCTGATGGCGTCGGGCGAGGTCGTGATCCAGTCCATGTGGTCGCCCGCGGTCGCCGCCGTCCGCGCCAAGGGCATCCCCTGCACCTACCAGCCGCTCAAGGAAGGATACCGCGCCCGGGGGCGGCGGCCTGGGCATCGCCAAGCATGTCAGCGGGCTGGAGCTGGAAGCGGCCTACGAGTACATCAACTGGTACCTGTCCGGCTGGGTCGGCGCCTACCTGAACCGCCAGGGCTACTACAGCGCCGTGCTCGACACCGCGAAGGAGCATATGAGCGCCGAGGAATGGGCCTTCTGGATGGAAGGCAAGCCGGCCGCGACCGACATCCTCAGCCCGGAGGGCAAAGTGATGGAGAAGGCCGGCGCGGTCCGCGACGGCGGCTCCTTCTATGA
- a CDS encoding ABC transporter ATP-binding protein: MAGPADIELAAVTKMYGPVTAVDSIDLRIPAGTYCCLLGPSGCGKTSTLRMIAGHESVTDGDILLGDTHINDLPPARRGTAMMFQSYALFPHLTCVDNVAFSLKLKGVSKPERRAKAMDLLGLVQMDKYAERLPAQLSGGQQQRVALARALITNPSALLLDEPLSALDPFLRVKMREELKRLQRELGISFIHVTHGQEEALALADLVVVMNNGRIAQAGSPREVFNRPRDAFVARFIGGHNVLSFLDGAAGRQFAVRTDKIRLLHDQSTAGPNSFTGTVRLVEYQGPMVHLRLASPGVEEFAVTVTEQAFFAAPLNAGDRVTAVWAGEDMHPLAA; the protein is encoded by the coding sequence ATGGCCGGACCGGCGGATATCGAACTCGCTGCGGTCACCAAGATGTATGGGCCGGTAACGGCGGTCGACTCGATCGACCTTCGCATTCCGGCGGGAACCTATTGCTGCCTCCTGGGACCCAGCGGCTGCGGCAAGACTTCGACGCTCCGGATGATCGCGGGACATGAATCCGTAACCGACGGCGACATACTTCTCGGCGATACGCACATCAACGACCTGCCGCCGGCCCGGCGCGGCACGGCGATGATGTTCCAGAGCTACGCGCTGTTCCCGCACCTCACCTGCGTGGACAACGTCGCCTTCAGCCTGAAGCTGAAGGGGGTCTCCAAGCCCGAGCGCCGGGCCAAGGCGATGGACCTGCTCGGACTGGTCCAGATGGACAAGTATGCCGAGCGGCTGCCCGCCCAGCTTTCCGGCGGCCAGCAGCAGCGGGTCGCCCTCGCCCGGGCGCTGATCACCAACCCCAGCGCCCTGCTGCTGGATGAGCCGCTGTCTGCGCTCGACCCCTTCCTGCGGGTCAAGATGCGGGAGGAGCTGAAGCGCCTCCAGCGCGAGCTTGGGATCAGCTTCATCCACGTCACCCACGGCCAGGAGGAAGCCCTGGCGCTGGCCGACCTGGTCGTCGTGATGAACAACGGGCGGATCGCCCAGGCCGGCTCCCCGCGCGAGGTGTTCAACCGGCCGCGCGACGCCTTCGTCGCCCGCTTCATCGGCGGCCACAACGTCCTGTCGTTCCTCGACGGCGCCGCCGGCCGGCAGTTCGCCGTCCGGACCGACAAGATCCGCCTCCTGCACGACCAGTCCACGGCCGGACCCAACAGCTTCACCGGCACGGTCCGTCTGGTCGAGTACCAGGGGCCGATGGTCCATCTGCGCCTGGCGTCCCCGGGCGTCGAGGAATTCGCCGTGACCGTCACCGAACAGGCCTTCTTCGCGGCCCCTCTCAACGCCGGCGACAGGGTAACCGCCGTCTGGGCCGGGGAAGACATGCACCCGCTCGCCGCCTGA
- a CDS encoding Crp/Fnr family transcriptional regulator: MSEVQAASLDRIDLLASLTPEERAAIVRQCSWRRYKADEQIIDHLSGTRDACLVVEGRVRVVMFSLSGREISFDDVSAGGYMGELSALDGDPRSATVVALTDTLIAFVPPRLFQEIVTTHPKVALMLMQRMAAVIRSATGRIMDLSTLGANNRVHAELVRLAKPGLKPDNTAEISPIPVHGDIASRVSTTRETVARVLSDLARSGIVERRSHALVVKDYSRLVDMVEEVRGE, encoded by the coding sequence GTGTCGGAAGTGCAGGCCGCCTCGCTAGACCGGATCGATCTGCTCGCGTCCCTGACGCCGGAAGAACGCGCCGCCATCGTCCGCCAGTGCAGCTGGCGCCGCTACAAGGCGGACGAGCAGATCATCGACCATCTCAGCGGGACGAGGGACGCCTGCCTGGTGGTCGAAGGCCGGGTGCGCGTCGTGATGTTTTCCTTGTCCGGGCGGGAGATCAGCTTCGACGACGTTTCCGCCGGGGGTTACATGGGCGAGCTTTCGGCCCTGGACGGCGACCCGCGGTCCGCGACCGTGGTGGCGCTGACCGACACGCTGATCGCCTTCGTCCCGCCCCGCCTGTTCCAGGAGATCGTGACGACCCATCCCAAGGTGGCGCTGATGCTGATGCAGCGGATGGCCGCGGTCATCCGAAGCGCCACCGGCCGGATCATGGATCTTAGCACGCTCGGGGCCAACAACCGGGTCCATGCCGAATTGGTCCGCCTTGCCAAGCCCGGGCTGAAACCCGACAACACCGCGGAGATCTCCCCGATTCCCGTCCATGGCGACATCGCGAGCCGGGTCAGCACGACCCGGGAGACGGTCGCCCGCGTGCTCAGCGACCTCGCCCGCAGCGGGATCGTCGAGCGACGCAGCCATGCGCTCGTCGTTAAGGATTATTCGCGGCTGGTCGATATGGTGGAGGAAGTCCGGGGCGAGTGA
- the recG gene encoding ATP-dependent DNA helicase RecG, translating into MRPDILFPLFAPVTTLKGLGPKLGKLTEKLVGPHVADLLWHLPTGIIDRRFAPDVANAPDNAIATLTVRVEHHSAPLNPRHPYKVRCRDDSGEIDLVFFHARGEWLLKQLPLEQQVVVSGKVEWFNGMPQMAHPDHIVPADAKGEFEPVEPVYPMTAGLASKVLRKAMASALASARELPEWQDPAWLARRGWPSWRAALGTVHNPQDESDLSGLAPPRCRLAFDELLSNQLALALIRQHQRKLSGRSVKGDGRLRARVVAALPFALTGAQAGALEEIYADMQADRRMLRLLQGDVGSGKTVVALLAMLNAVEAGAQAALMAPTEILARQHFETLGPLAEAAGVRLGVLTGRDKGKARAAIYERLAAGEIDIIVGTHALFQEDVAFRDLAVAVIDEQHRFGVHQRLQLSSKGRGVDVLVMTATPIPRTLTLTAYGDMDVSRLTEKPPGRKPVTTITIPIDRLEEVIAGVRRKIAEGARVYWVCPLVEESELVDLAAATDRHALLRAEIGERVGLVHGKMKPTEKDAVMAAFAGGDLDVLVATTVIEVGVNVPEASVMVIEHAERFGLAQLHQLRGRIGRGTAASTCLLLYDTPLSQTSKARLTIMKETEDGFLIAEEDLRLRGAGEVLGTRQSGLPEFRMADLAVHGDLLAVARDDARLILERDPELQTERGKALRVLLYLFERDQAVKYLRSG; encoded by the coding sequence TTGCGGCCAGACATCCTGTTCCCCCTGTTCGCTCCCGTCACGACGCTGAAGGGGCTCGGGCCGAAGCTCGGCAAGCTGACCGAGAAGCTGGTCGGCCCCCATGTGGCGGACCTGCTGTGGCACCTGCCGACCGGCATCATCGACCGCCGCTTCGCGCCCGACGTGGCGAACGCCCCGGACAATGCCATCGCGACGCTGACGGTCCGGGTGGAGCACCATTCCGCCCCGCTGAACCCGCGCCACCCCTACAAAGTCCGCTGCCGCGACGACAGCGGGGAGATCGACCTGGTATTCTTCCATGCCCGCGGCGAGTGGCTGCTGAAGCAGCTCCCGCTCGAGCAGCAGGTCGTCGTCAGCGGCAAGGTCGAGTGGTTCAACGGCATGCCCCAGATGGCGCATCCGGACCATATCGTCCCGGCCGACGCCAAGGGAGAGTTCGAGCCGGTCGAGCCGGTCTACCCCATGACCGCCGGCCTCGCCTCCAAGGTGCTGCGCAAGGCAATGGCCTCCGCTCTGGCCAGTGCCAGGGAACTGCCGGAATGGCAGGACCCCGCGTGGCTGGCGCGGCGCGGCTGGCCGTCGTGGCGTGCCGCCCTCGGCACCGTCCACAACCCTCAGGACGAATCCGACCTGTCCGGCCTGGCGCCGCCGCGCTGCCGGCTCGCCTTCGACGAGCTGCTGTCCAACCAGCTGGCGCTGGCCCTGATCCGCCAGCACCAGCGCAAGCTGTCGGGCCGCTCGGTCAAGGGGGACGGCCGGCTGCGGGCCAGGGTGGTCGCGGCCCTGCCATTCGCCCTGACCGGCGCCCAGGCCGGGGCGCTGGAGGAGATCTACGCCGACATGCAGGCGGACCGGCGCATGCTGCGCCTGCTCCAGGGCGACGTCGGCAGCGGCAAGACCGTCGTGGCGCTGCTCGCCATGCTCAACGCCGTCGAGGCGGGCGCCCAGGCGGCGCTGATGGCCCCGACCGAGATCCTGGCCCGGCAGCATTTCGAGACGCTGGGGCCGCTGGCGGAGGCCGCCGGGGTGCGGCTCGGCGTGCTGACCGGGCGAGACAAGGGCAAGGCCCGTGCGGCGATCTACGAGCGGCTGGCGGCCGGGGAGATCGACATCATCGTCGGCACCCATGCCCTGTTCCAGGAGGACGTCGCGTTCCGGGACCTCGCCGTCGCGGTGATCGACGAGCAGCACCGGTTCGGCGTCCACCAGCGGCTCCAGCTCTCGTCCAAGGGCCGGGGCGTCGACGTCCTGGTGATGACCGCGACCCCGATCCCGCGGACGCTGACCTTGACGGCCTATGGCGACATGGACGTGTCGCGCCTGACCGAGAAGCCGCCCGGCCGCAAGCCGGTCACCACCATCACGATCCCGATCGACCGGCTGGAGGAGGTCATCGCCGGCGTCCGCCGCAAGATCGCCGAGGGCGCACGGGTCTACTGGGTCTGCCCGCTGGTGGAGGAGTCGGAGCTGGTCGACCTCGCCGCCGCGACCGATCGCCACGCGCTGCTGCGGGCGGAGATCGGCGAGCGGGTCGGGCTGGTCCACGGCAAGATGAAGCCGACTGAGAAGGACGCCGTCATGGCCGCCTTCGCGGGCGGCGACCTGGACGTGCTGGTGGCGACGACAGTGATCGAGGTCGGGGTCAACGTGCCGGAGGCCTCCGTCATGGTGATCGAGCATGCCGAGCGGTTCGGCCTCGCCCAGCTCCACCAGCTCCGGGGACGGATCGGCCGGGGCACCGCCGCCTCGACCTGCCTGCTGCTCTACGACACCCCCCTCAGCCAGACCTCCAAGGCGCGGCTGACGATCATGAAGGAGACCGAGGACGGTTTCCTGATCGCGGAGGAGGACCTGCGCCTGCGCGGCGCCGGCGAGGTGCTCGGCACGCGGCAGAGCGGCCTGCCGGAATTCCGCATGGCCGACCTCGCCGTCCATGGCGACCTGCTGGCGGTCGCCCGCGACGATGCCCGCTTGATCCTGGAGCGGGACCCGGAGCTGCAGACCGAGCGCGGCAAGGCGCTCCGCGTGCTGCTCTACCTGTTCGAGCGGGACCAGGCGGTGAAGTATCTCAGGTCGGGATGA
- a CDS encoding ABC transporter permease has product MTGQTQTLPAQRREGATSKRLDRTRLAAAVAPYLQVAPLTLTFAVFLLVPIATIVVVSFWDYDSIRVIPDFMLLNYEELLTSPVTWQIYLNTLKYAALTWALTLGIGFTVAYFVAFHVRSLTWQITLFMVCTIPFWTSNIIRMISWIPFLGRNGLLNSTLLAMGVIDEPLEFLLFSDFSVVLAFVHLYVLFMVVPIFNSMMRIDRALVEAAVDAGASGWQVLTNVIIPLSKPGIAIGSIFVVTLVMGDFITVRLMSGGQSASVGLMMANQISLLQYPAAAANAVVLLLVVLIMVALMLRIVDIRKEL; this is encoded by the coding sequence ATGACCGGCCAGACCCAAACCCTCCCGGCCCAGCGCCGGGAGGGGGCGACGTCGAAGCGCCTGGACCGGACACGTCTGGCAGCGGCGGTCGCCCCCTATCTCCAGGTGGCGCCGCTCACGCTCACCTTCGCCGTGTTCCTGCTCGTCCCGATCGCCACCATCGTCGTCGTCAGCTTCTGGGATTACGATTCGATCCGGGTGATCCCGGATTTCATGCTGCTCAATTACGAGGAGCTGCTGACCTCGCCGGTCACCTGGCAGATCTACCTGAACACGCTGAAATACGCGGCGCTGACCTGGGCGCTGACCTTGGGCATCGGCTTCACCGTCGCCTATTTCGTGGCCTTCCATGTCCGGTCGCTGACCTGGCAGATCACCCTGTTCATGGTCTGCACCATCCCGTTCTGGACGTCGAACATCATCCGCATGATCTCGTGGATCCCGTTCCTCGGCCGCAACGGGTTGCTCAACTCGACCCTGCTCGCCATGGGCGTGATCGACGAGCCGCTGGAGTTCCTGCTGTTCTCGGACTTCTCCGTGGTGCTGGCCTTCGTGCATCTCTACGTGCTGTTCATGGTCGTGCCGATCTTCAATTCCATGATGCGGATCGACCGGGCCCTGGTCGAGGCGGCGGTCGATGCCGGGGCCTCGGGCTGGCAGGTGCTGACCAACGTCATCATCCCGCTGAGCAAGCCGGGAATCGCGATCGGGTCGATCTTCGTGGTGACGCTCGTCATGGGCGACTTCATCACGGTGCGCCTGATGAGCGGCGGCCAGAGCGCCTCGGTCGGCCTGATGATGGCGAACCAGATCTCCCTGCTGCAATACCCCGCCGCGGCGGCCAACGCGGTCGTGCTGCTGCTGGTCGTGCTGATCATGGTGGCGCTGATGCTGCGCATCGTCGATATCCGAAAGGAGCTGTGA
- a CDS encoding chloride channel protein codes for MSEATRQTSGAKTQDAKSKSGSPSGQADQSRLGRRLSLSIPTRKLRNSELVLILVSGLLGGVVGFGVMLLHDFVGFLHHLVFDLEEGRYLSEGVGIAPATMLLVPALGGLLVGTLMFFVRRWRPGEIVDPIEANALFGGKMSLVDSFRLTVSTLISNGCGASVGMEAAYTQTGSGLSSTVGQVMRLRRGDLRILTGCGAAAAIAAAFNAPLAGAFYAFELVIGSYTLAALAPVAVAAVTATLVARMTLGVAPIFTVDVTRIGVEAFDYAAFALVGFASGWLGILTMQAVTVSERLFRMMAPQIWLRPAVGGFCVGLLAIAVPQVLGSGHGALQLSLDGQIALPVLLALLSAKILASAISLGSGFRGGLFSSSLFLGSLFGGVLAEVTMSLYPQLTVSDTAFMLVGMGSVAAAIIGAPITMVMLVLEITADFPATLGVLTGVVVSSVVVRKAFGYSFATWRFHLRGVPIRGAHDVGWIEDLTVGRLMRRDQKIVTEDMKVAALRRIYPLGSVKQVFVVDESGQYMGLVDMAAVHNPDLDERAEDVQISELARNIRYFLLPRTNVRTALKHFSEAEEETLPVLDGPTTRKIAGYLTEAYALRRYNQELEKQRSDELGMKNLYGAD; via the coding sequence ATGTCCGAAGCCACACGCCAAACGTCCGGCGCCAAGACGCAGGATGCCAAGTCCAAGTCCGGATCGCCGTCCGGGCAGGCTGACCAGTCCCGGCTGGGCCGCCGCCTGAGCCTGTCGATCCCGACGCGGAAGCTGCGCAACAGCGAACTCGTCCTGATCCTGGTCAGCGGCCTGCTGGGCGGCGTGGTCGGTTTCGGGGTCATGCTGCTCCATGATTTCGTCGGATTCCTGCATCACCTGGTCTTCGACCTCGAAGAGGGGCGCTATCTGAGCGAGGGTGTCGGCATCGCTCCCGCCACCATGCTGCTGGTCCCCGCCCTGGGGGGTCTGCTGGTCGGGACCCTGATGTTCTTCGTACGCCGCTGGCGTCCCGGCGAAATCGTCGACCCGATCGAGGCGAACGCCCTGTTCGGCGGCAAGATGTCGTTGGTCGACAGCTTCCGCCTGACCGTCTCGACCCTGATCTCCAACGGCTGCGGGGCGTCGGTCGGCATGGAGGCGGCCTATACCCAGACCGGCTCGGGGCTTTCGTCCACGGTCGGGCAGGTGATGCGGCTGCGCCGGGGCGACTTGCGCATCCTGACCGGCTGCGGCGCCGCGGCGGCGATCGCCGCCGCGTTCAACGCTCCCCTGGCCGGCGCCTTCTACGCGTTCGAACTGGTGATCGGAAGCTATACCCTGGCGGCCCTGGCCCCCGTCGCGGTCGCCGCCGTCACGGCGACGCTGGTCGCGCGGATGACCCTCGGGGTTGCCCCGATCTTCACGGTCGATGTCACCCGGATCGGCGTGGAGGCGTTCGACTACGCCGCCTTCGCTCTGGTCGGGTTCGCCTCCGGCTGGCTCGGCATCCTGACCATGCAGGCGGTCACCGTCTCCGAACGGCTGTTCCGGATGATGGCGCCCCAGATCTGGCTGCGCCCGGCGGTCGGCGGGTTCTGCGTCGGCCTGCTCGCCATCGCGGTTCCGCAGGTGCTGGGCAGCGGCCACGGCGCCCTACAATTGAGCCTGGACGGCCAGATCGCCCTGCCGGTTCTGCTGGCGCTGCTGTCGGCGAAGATCCTGGCATCCGCCATATCCCTCGGGTCGGGGTTCCGCGGCGGGCTGTTCAGTTCGTCGCTGTTCCTGGGCAGCCTGTTCGGCGGCGTCCTGGCCGAGGTGACCATGAGCCTGTATCCCCAGCTGACGGTCAGCGATACCGCCTTCATGCTGGTCGGCATGGGATCGGTGGCGGCGGCGATCATCGGCGCGCCGATCACCATGGTCATGCTGGTGCTGGAGATCACCGCCGACTTTCCGGCGACGCTGGGCGTGCTGACGGGCGTGGTGGTCTCCAGCGTGGTGGTCCGCAAGGCGTTCGGATACTCCTTCGCGACCTGGCGCTTCCACCTGCGCGGCGTGCCGATCCGCGGCGCCCACGATGTCGGCTGGATCGAGGACCTGACCGTCGGCCGGCTGATGCGGCGCGACCAGAAGATCGTCACCGAGGACATGAAGGTCGCGGCGCTGCGCCGGATCTATCCGCTGGGCAGCGTCAAGCAGGTCTTCGTCGTGGACGAGTCGGGCCAGTACATGGGGCTGGTCGACATGGCCGCGGTCCACAACCCGGACCTGGACGAGCGGGCGGAGGATGTCCAGATATCGGAGCTTGCCCGGAACATCCGCTATTTCCTGCTGCCCCGGACCAATGTCCGGACCGCCCTGAAGCATTTCAGCGAGGCGGAGGAGGAGACCCTTCCCGTGCTGGACGGACCGACCACCCGCAAGATCGCCGGCTACCTGACGGAGGCCTATGCGCTGCGCCGCTACAACCAGGAACTGGAGAAGCAGCGCAGCGACGAGCTGGGCATGAAGAACCTGTACGGCGCGGACTGA
- a CDS encoding ABC transporter permease encodes MAKPRRGREPRPLGFYLLAAFFGLFVLFLYGPIATIVILSFQGPNGGLTFPMNGVSTHWFHNLFEQQAVGDFGGALTRSLILGLIVMVVTVLFSVAAGLGFRHRFRGSGVIFYVAVASLIVPSILVSLGIGLMFNIVGFEPNWNSSALGAHLTWTLPFGLLIMFAIFNRFNRAYEEAARDLGATPWQTIRFVVLPIIAPSVIGIALFGFTLSYDEFARTLMTAGSFNTLPLEIYGMTTNVTTPVLYALGTLTTALSFLVILGALGAVLLVQRRRARQGSDAGVGV; translated from the coding sequence ATGGCGAAACCACGGCGCGGACGGGAACCCCGCCCGCTCGGCTTCTACCTGCTGGCCGCCTTCTTCGGGCTGTTCGTGCTGTTCCTCTACGGCCCGATCGCGACCATCGTGATCCTGTCTTTCCAGGGTCCGAACGGCGGGTTGACCTTCCCGATGAACGGCGTCTCGACACACTGGTTCCACAACCTGTTCGAGCAGCAGGCGGTCGGCGACTTCGGCGGCGCGCTGACCCGATCGCTCATCCTGGGGCTGATCGTCATGGTGGTGACCGTGCTGTTCTCGGTCGCGGCCGGACTGGGCTTCCGCCATCGCTTCCGGGGCTCGGGCGTTATCTTCTACGTCGCGGTGGCCAGCCTGATCGTGCCGTCGATCCTGGTCAGCCTCGGCATCGGCCTGATGTTCAACATCGTCGGGTTCGAGCCGAACTGGAACAGCTCCGCGCTGGGCGCCCACCTGACCTGGACCCTGCCCTTCGGCCTGCTGATCATGTTCGCGATCTTCAACCGCTTCAACCGGGCCTACGAGGAAGCGGCCCGCGACCTGGGCGCCACGCCCTGGCAGACGATCCGCTTCGTCGTGCTGCCGATCATCGCCCCCAGCGTCATCGGCATCGCGCTGTTCGGCTTCACCCTGTCCTATGACGAGTTCGCCCGGACCCTGATGACGGCCGGCAGCTTCAACACGCTGCCGCTGGAGATCTACGGCATGACCACCAACGTCACGACGCCGGTGCTGTACGCGCTTGGCACCCTGACGACCGCGCTCTCCTTCCTGGTGATCCTGGGAGCCTTGGGCGCCGTGCTGCTGGTCCAGCGCCGCCGGGCGCGGCAGGGGTCGGATGCCGGCGTCGGGGTTTGA
- a CDS encoding GNAT family N-acetyltransferase: MRSAGVTVRTMSRGDVDQVIEWAAEEGWNPGLGDAVPFHAADPAGFLIAEADDGQPAAAVSVVRYGEDLGFLGLYIARPEYRGRGYGMAVWRAGMERLAGRTVGLDGVVAQQDNYRKSGFVLAHRNVRYQGTVPATGAPEGLTDLAAVPFDRLLAYDRPLFGAPRAAFLSAWTGMPGVVGLAAAGVAGSLGGYAVARPCRVGWKIGPLFADDAENADKLFRGLCAAIPGGEQVILDVPEPNREAMALAARYGLAPVFETARMYAGPPPGLDLGRIFGITSFELG, from the coding sequence ATGAGGAGTGCCGGCGTGACGGTCAGGACCATGAGCCGGGGCGATGTGGATCAGGTGATCGAGTGGGCGGCCGAAGAGGGCTGGAACCCCGGGCTGGGCGACGCGGTGCCGTTCCACGCCGCCGACCCGGCCGGCTTCCTGATAGCGGAGGCGGACGACGGCCAGCCGGCCGCGGCGGTGTCCGTGGTGCGCTATGGCGAGGATCTGGGTTTCCTGGGGCTCTACATCGCCCGGCCGGAGTACCGGGGGCGCGGGTACGGCATGGCGGTGTGGCGGGCCGGGATGGAGCGTCTGGCGGGACGCACGGTCGGGCTCGACGGCGTCGTGGCCCAGCAGGACAACTACCGGAAGTCCGGCTTCGTCCTGGCGCACCGCAATGTGCGCTACCAGGGAACCGTGCCGGCGACCGGCGCGCCGGAAGGATTGACCGATCTGGCCGCGGTACCGTTCGATCGCCTGCTGGCCTATGACCGGCCGCTGTTCGGCGCGCCGCGCGCCGCCTTCCTGTCGGCCTGGACCGGCATGCCCGGAGTCGTCGGCTTGGCCGCCGCGGGAGTTGCCGGGAGCCTCGGCGGCTATGCCGTGGCGCGGCCTTGCCGGGTCGGCTGGAAGATCGGGCCGCTGTTCGCCGACGATGCGGAAAATGCTGACAAGCTGTTCCGCGGCTTGTGCGCCGCCATCCCCGGGGGCGAACAGGTGATCCTGGACGTGCCGGAGCCGAATCGCGAGGCCATGGCGCTTGCCGCGCGGTACGGCCTCGCCCCGGTGTTCGAGACCGCCCGCATGTATGCCGGTCCGCCGCCCGGCCTCGATCTCGGCCGGATCTTCGGCATCACGTCGTTCGAGCTGGGATGA
- a CDS encoding DUF502 domain-containing protein, with translation MGGKPLRIGLMGRLRAYFLAGILVTAPVAITLYLAWAVINLIDTAVSQLLPAQYNPENYLPFSIPGLGVVIVIMALTLTGALTAGVIGRLVVRAGEAVLARMPVVRSVYGATKQILETVLANQSAAFREVVLIEYPRRGIWTLGFITGHTQGEVQDLTVDDVVNVFIPTTPNPTSGFLLFVPRSDLHVLEMTVEEGIKMVVSGGIVTPPDRRPVARRGDVGEHARVPETVD, from the coding sequence ATGGGCGGCAAGCCCCTGCGGATCGGCCTGATGGGTCGGCTCCGGGCTTATTTCCTGGCAGGCATCCTGGTGACCGCGCCGGTCGCCATCACGCTCTATCTCGCCTGGGCGGTGATCAACCTGATCGATACCGCCGTGTCCCAGCTCCTTCCGGCGCAGTACAATCCGGAAAACTACCTGCCGTTCAGCATCCCCGGCCTGGGCGTGGTGATCGTCATCATGGCCCTCACGCTGACGGGCGCGCTGACGGCCGGTGTCATCGGCAGGCTGGTGGTCCGCGCCGGCGAGGCGGTGCTGGCCCGCATGCCGGTGGTGCGCAGCGTCTACGGCGCCACGAAGCAGATCCTGGAGACCGTGCTGGCCAACCAGTCGGCCGCCTTCCGGGAGGTCGTCCTGATAGAATATCCGAGGCGCGGGATCTGGACCCTGGGCTTCATCACCGGGCATACCCAGGGCGAGGTCCAGGACCTCACGGTGGACGACGTGGTGAACGTCTTCATCCCGACCACGCCGAACCCGACCTCGGGCTTCCTGCTGTTCGTTCCCCGCTCCGACCTGCACGTGCTGGAGATGACCGTGGAGGAGGGTATCAAGATGGTCGTCTCCGGCGGGATCGTCACGCCGCCGGACCGGCGCCCGGTCGCGCGGCGCGGCGACGTGGGGGAGCACGCCCGGGTGCCTGAAACCGTCGACTAG